Proteins encoded together in one Phycisphaerae bacterium window:
- a CDS encoding glycine--tRNA ligase: protein MDKLTALCKRRGFIYQSSEIYGGIGGFWDYGPLGVELKRNIKDLWWHDMVTNPPIGPDGHEVEMVGVDCSIIMNPKVWEASGHATGFADPMVDCKSCKARFRLDKVFHVVVSRAAGATELAHFSVEADSAAGARDAAQTQAKKLAKKHGGGEVVVEAIPFKDVIDAQLATLKCPACDAQGSLTEPRAFNLMFETFVGAVQDASAKAFLRPETAQGIFANFKNVLDTTRVKVPFGIAQVGKSFRNEINPRNYTFRSREFEQMEIEFFCHAADSMQWYEFWRNVRYNWYVNLGLKSEKLRLRDQGPEELAHYSKACADIEYMFPFSEEFQELEGVAHRGCFDLTQHQQHSGKDLTYFDNDAWERDKANFPTDQQKDVKNKEPYRFLPTVIEPSAGADRATLAFLCEAYTEDQAPNDKGQMETRVLMRFHPKLAPTKVAVFPLVNKEGMPEIAEAIYRDVKRHMTAFYDDKGAIGRRYRRQDEVGTPFCVTVDGDTLKDGTVTIRDRDSLAQVRVSKDGVRAWLREKLGH from the coding sequence ATGGACAAGCTCACCGCGCTCTGCAAGCGCCGCGGGTTCATTTACCAATCCAGCGAAATTTACGGCGGCATCGGCGGCTTCTGGGACTACGGGCCGCTCGGCGTCGAACTCAAGCGCAACATCAAGGACCTCTGGTGGCACGACATGGTCACCAACCCGCCGATCGGCCCGGACGGGCACGAGGTCGAGATGGTCGGCGTCGACTGCTCGATCATCATGAACCCGAAGGTCTGGGAGGCCAGCGGCCACGCCACCGGCTTCGCCGACCCGATGGTAGACTGCAAGAGCTGCAAAGCGCGCTTCCGGCTCGACAAGGTGTTTCATGTTGTCGTCAGCCGCGCTGCCGGCGCTACGGAACTCGCGCACTTCTCGGTCGAGGCGGATTCCGCGGCAGGCGCACGGGACGCAGCTCAGACGCAGGCCAAGAAACTCGCGAAGAAGCATGGCGGCGGCGAGGTGGTCGTCGAGGCCATCCCGTTCAAGGACGTAATTGACGCGCAGCTCGCCACGCTGAAATGTCCAGCGTGTGATGCGCAGGGCAGCCTTACCGAGCCGCGCGCGTTCAACCTGATGTTCGAGACGTTCGTCGGCGCGGTGCAGGACGCCTCCGCCAAGGCTTTTCTGCGGCCCGAAACCGCCCAGGGCATCTTCGCCAACTTCAAGAACGTCCTCGACACGACGCGGGTGAAGGTCCCGTTCGGCATCGCGCAGGTCGGCAAGTCGTTCCGCAACGAGATCAACCCGCGCAACTACACGTTCCGCTCGCGCGAGTTCGAGCAGATGGAAATCGAGTTCTTCTGCCACGCCGCCGACTCGATGCAGTGGTACGAATTCTGGCGCAACGTGCGCTACAACTGGTACGTGAACCTCGGGCTGAAGAGCGAGAAGCTCCGCCTGCGTGACCAGGGGCCGGAGGAGCTGGCCCACTACTCGAAAGCCTGCGCCGACATCGAGTACATGTTCCCATTCTCGGAGGAGTTCCAGGAGCTGGAGGGCGTCGCCCACCGCGGCTGCTTCGACCTCACGCAGCACCAGCAGCACAGCGGCAAGGACCTGACGTACTTCGACAACGACGCCTGGGAGCGCGACAAGGCCAACTTCCCCACCGACCAGCAGAAGGACGTGAAGAACAAGGAGCCCTACCGCTTCCTGCCGACGGTCATCGAGCCGTCTGCCGGCGCCGACCGCGCGACGCTCGCGTTCCTGTGCGAGGCCTACACCGAGGACCAGGCTCCCAACGACAAGGGCCAGATGGAGACGCGCGTGCTCATGCGCTTCCATCCCAAGCTCGCGCCGACCAAGGTCGCGGTGTTCCCCCTCGTCAACAAGGAAGGAATGCCCGAGATCGCCGAGGCGATCTACCGCGACGTGAAACGCCACATGACGGCGTTCTATGACGACAAGGGCGCCATCGGCCGGCGCTACCGCCGCCAGGACGAGGTCGGCACCCCCTTCTGCGTCACGGTTGACGGCGACACGCTGAAGGACGGCACGGTCACGATCCGCGACCGCGACAGCCTCGCGCAGGTGCGTGTCAGCAAGGACGGCGTCCGCGCCTGGCTGCGGGAGAAGCTCGGCCACTGA